The following are encoded together in the Streptomyces sp. NBC_00341 genome:
- a CDS encoding nitrate- and nitrite sensing domain-containing protein, with translation MRFRGKSIRRKIVALLLVPLVSLTALWGFATYLTGREAGQLMSASTVVEKIGHPLEDTVRAVQNERRQTLVYLADPRASDALPVLRRQRAATDRVVDQVTSSARQKDIRDALRPDAETQLSSILGAVEGLRSLRDSVDRRTISRAKAMEYYNGLIDPCYRFLTGLHVMENVSMDKQVRALAGISRAREMLSQEDALAASGLLAGRLTAPELRQISDLIAKRGLLYEVNLDALPASERRRVEQYWASPDSEPLRSAEDKLIAQGPTHDPREMDAARWQEVAPPVLDRLANDSTEMNNRFQDRGRPEGYGVLIKAGIAGVLGFLALLVSVFVSVRIGRELVRDLSRLRKDAHEVSGVRLPSVMRRLAAGEHIDVETESPHLNYERDEIGQVGQALNILQRAAVEAAVRQADMRRGVSEVFVNLARRNQVLLHRQLTLLDTMERRTENTEELADLFRLDHLTTRMRRHAEGLVILSGAAPSRQWRKPIQLMDVVRAAVAEVEDYERIEVRRLPRIGVGGPAVADLTHLIAELLENATVFSPPHTAVQVHGERVANGFTLEIHDRGLGMPPELLLDANLRLAETPEFELSDTDRLGLFVVSRLAQRQNVRVSLQTSPYGGTTAVVFIPAALLTDAPEAHGTGFRLDRRSEKAISSSRPGGHAAGGGTGAGENGGDAFDRPDGDRPRGGRTGGLAPVPTGPADRAPLDGPVELEGPLGPIDFSRDPVLEAVAGPGLDPLLDGVSDLEDTESERGGIFRARELRRDGDRDQHQQAADPFPDPDGVRELRPDGVRPLPRRKPPTLVADRGRRIDEAGRAHPTATDPEATTRPASGPVRSAETRLNNGFRPRTERATPPAAEPPVPAPRSASPARTAAPGAGTVGGLPRRVRQASLAPQLREGSTGRAAEPDPVESVEDIERDADEVRSRMASLQRGWQRGRRQNAEDVTGPGDTAQGTTPGGDGP, from the coding sequence ATGCGCTTTCGCGGGAAGTCCATCCGCAGGAAGATCGTGGCCTTGCTGCTGGTGCCGCTCGTCTCCCTCACCGCGCTATGGGGCTTCGCCACCTATCTGACCGGTCGCGAGGCCGGCCAGCTGATGAGCGCGAGCACCGTGGTGGAGAAGATCGGCCACCCCCTTGAGGACACCGTCAGGGCCGTCCAGAACGAGCGCCGGCAGACCCTCGTCTACCTCGCGGACCCGCGCGCCTCCGACGCCCTGCCGGTCCTGCGCCGCCAGCGCGCCGCCACCGACCGGGTCGTGGACCAGGTCACCAGCAGCGCGCGCCAGAAGGACATCCGCGACGCACTGCGCCCCGACGCGGAGACCCAGCTCAGCTCGATCCTGGGCGCCGTCGAGGGGCTGCGGTCGCTCCGCGACTCCGTCGACAGGCGCACCATCAGCCGGGCCAAGGCGATGGAGTACTACAACGGCCTCATCGACCCCTGCTACCGCTTCCTGACCGGTCTCCACGTCATGGAGAACGTGTCGATGGACAAGCAGGTACGCGCCCTGGCCGGAATCTCCCGGGCCCGGGAAATGCTCTCCCAGGAAGACGCGCTCGCGGCCTCCGGGCTCCTCGCCGGACGGCTGACGGCCCCCGAACTCCGTCAGATCTCCGACCTCATCGCCAAGCGCGGCCTGCTGTACGAGGTCAACCTCGACGCTCTCCCCGCCTCCGAGCGCCGCCGCGTCGAGCAGTACTGGGCGAGCCCCGACAGCGAGCCCCTGCGCTCCGCGGAGGACAAGCTCATCGCCCAGGGGCCCACCCACGATCCCCGTGAGATGGACGCCGCCCGCTGGCAGGAGGTGGCCCCGCCGGTCCTGGACCGGCTGGCCAACGACTCGACCGAGATGAACAACCGCTTCCAGGACCGCGGCAGGCCGGAGGGCTACGGGGTCCTGATCAAGGCGGGCATCGCCGGCGTCCTGGGATTCCTGGCCCTGCTCGTCTCGGTCTTCGTCTCCGTGCGCATCGGCCGCGAACTCGTCCGCGACCTCTCCCGTCTGCGCAAGGACGCCCACGAGGTCTCCGGAGTGCGGCTGCCCAGTGTGATGCGCCGTCTCGCCGCGGGCGAGCACATCGACGTCGAGACCGAGTCCCCGCACCTGAACTACGAACGTGACGAGATCGGCCAGGTCGGCCAGGCACTCAACATTCTTCAGCGTGCCGCCGTCGAGGCCGCCGTCCGGCAGGCGGACATGCGCCGCGGCGTGTCCGAGGTGTTCGTCAACCTCGCCCGCCGCAACCAGGTGCTGCTGCACCGTCAGCTGACGCTCCTGGACACGATGGAGCGCCGCACCGAGAACACCGAGGAACTCGCGGACCTGTTCCGCCTCGACCACCTCACCACGCGCATGCGGCGCCACGCAGAGGGCCTGGTGATCCTCTCGGGAGCCGCACCCTCACGGCAGTGGCGCAAGCCCATCCAGCTGATGGACGTGGTGCGCGCCGCGGTCGCGGAGGTGGAGGACTACGAACGGATCGAGGTCCGCAGGCTGCCGAGGATCGGAGTGGGCGGACCGGCCGTCGCCGACCTCACCCACCTGATCGCCGAGCTCCTGGAGAACGCCACGGTGTTCTCGCCCCCGCACACGGCGGTCCAGGTGCACGGCGAGCGCGTCGCCAACGGCTTCACCCTCGAAATCCACGACCGGGGGCTCGGCATGCCCCCCGAGCTCCTCCTGGACGCCAACCTCCGGCTCGCGGAGACACCCGAGTTCGAGCTGTCTGACACCGACCGGCTCGGCCTCTTCGTGGTCAGCAGGCTGGCCCAGCGGCAGAACGTCCGCGTCTCGCTCCAGACCTCCCCCTACGGCGGTACCACCGCGGTGGTCTTCATCCCGGCCGCGCTGCTCACCGACGCACCGGAGGCGCACGGCACCGGATTCCGCCTCGACCGCAGGTCCGAGAAGGCCATCTCCAGCAGCAGGCCGGGCGGCCACGCGGCAGGAGGCGGCACGGGCGCCGGCGAGAACGGCGGCGACGCGTTCGACCGCCCCGACGGCGACCGTCCCAGGGGCGGCAGGACCGGCGGCCTCGCACCGGTGCCCACCGGACCGGCGGACCGGGCACCGTTGGACGGACCGGTCGAGCTCGAAGGCCCGCTCGGCCCGATCGACTTCAGCCGCGACCCGGTGCTCGAAGCCGTCGCGGGACCCGGCCTCGACCCGCTGCTCGACGGGGTGTCCGACCTGGAGGACACCGAGAGCGAGCGAGGCGGCATCTTCCGGGCCCGCGAGCTCCGGCGTGACGGCGACCGCGACCAGCACCAGCAGGCCGCCGACCCGTTTCCGGACCCCGACGGGGTACGGGAACTGCGCCCGGACGGCGTCAGGCCGCTGCCCCGCCGCAAACCGCCGACCCTGGTCGCCGACCGGGGCCGCCGGATCGACGAGGCGGGCCGGGCCCACCCCACGGCCACCGATCCGGAGGCCACCACGCGCCCGGCGTCCGGCCCCGTCCGGTCCGCCGAGACCCGGCTGAACAACGGCTTCCGCCCCCGCACCGAGCGCGCCACGCCTCCGGCAGCCGAGCCGCCGGTGCCGGCGCCCCGCTCAGCGTCCCCCGCCCGGACCGCCGCGCCCGGTGCCGGGACGGTCGGCGGGCTGCCCCGCAGGGTCCGCCAGGCCAGTCTCGCCCCGCAGCTCCGTGAGGGGTCCACGGGGCGCGCGGCGGAGCCGGACCCGGTGGAGAGCGTGGAGGACATCGAGCGCGACGCGGATGAGGTACGCAGCCGCATGGCGTCGCTCCAGCGCGGCTGGCAGCGCGGACGCCGGCAGAACGCCGAGGACGTGACCGGCCCCGGCGACACAGCACAAGGAACCACTCCGGGAGGGGACGGTCCATGA
- a CDS encoding HEAT repeat domain-containing protein has protein sequence MFDPFIAPSGTLLGLLQRGRGDGTLHALAAPRPEALAALNHCVLSDPRHDWQVENRSLYYARLYLDLDGGIEEIERHLGDPDDHLDTEESRTGLALAVLGHLASYGRDDALALLRRYAATGSNWAWALDELALRDDDAGLRSLAVPVLARFGTDAEGSAELATAVRDAFEPRPWRLWADDPREAVGARVRAASEQGSFDRWQRQMRPGGPRPGWSVQAVFDWAQQGLDRGSELHVPAARCLSAVAGPEDRPEIVEAARSGPEGARCAALHYLAEAQDPVVLDLIEAAAVSSSRTVADAAVAAFERMCGDAAVDRARCWARRPDALGASAAGVLAGRGGAQDASLVLGALREAVRGDGPDALRLWTLVDGTGRLGIACAAPVLRHVYRETSSSHLRGRAARALAATDPSFATGFAVECLWDCEETTREVAARHAETGDIRVAERLRRLAADPAEEAEVQTAVRSRIGPDASAV, from the coding sequence ATGTTTGATCCGTTCATAGCGCCGAGCGGCACCCTGCTCGGCCTGTTGCAGAGGGGCCGCGGCGACGGCACGCTCCACGCGCTCGCCGCACCGCGCCCCGAGGCCCTGGCGGCTCTCAACCACTGCGTCCTGAGCGATCCGCGTCACGACTGGCAGGTGGAGAACCGCTCCCTCTACTACGCCCGTCTCTATCTCGACCTCGACGGCGGCATCGAGGAGATCGAGCGGCACCTCGGTGATCCCGACGACCACCTGGACACCGAGGAGTCACGGACCGGCCTCGCCCTCGCCGTACTCGGCCACCTCGCCTCCTACGGACGCGACGACGCCCTCGCCCTGCTGCGGCGCTACGCCGCGACCGGCTCCAACTGGGCCTGGGCCCTGGACGAGCTGGCCCTGCGCGACGACGACGCCGGTCTGCGGTCCCTCGCCGTGCCGGTGCTCGCCCGCTTCGGCACCGACGCGGAGGGCTCCGCCGAGCTGGCCACCGCCGTCCGCGACGCCTTCGAACCCCGGCCCTGGCGGCTCTGGGCCGACGATCCGCGCGAAGCGGTCGGCGCCCGGGTCAGGGCCGCCTCCGAGCAGGGCTCGTTCGACCGCTGGCAGCGGCAGATGCGGCCCGGAGGGCCCCGCCCCGGCTGGAGCGTCCAGGCCGTCTTCGACTGGGCCCAACAGGGGCTCGACCGAGGCAGCGAACTCCACGTACCGGCCGCCCGCTGCCTCTCCGCCGTCGCGGGACCGGAGGACCGGCCCGAGATCGTCGAGGCCGCCCGCAGCGGTCCGGAAGGCGCCCGGTGCGCCGCCCTGCACTATCTGGCCGAGGCGCAGGACCCGGTCGTGCTCGACCTGATCGAGGCCGCGGCGGTCAGCTCCTCGCGCACGGTCGCCGACGCGGCCGTCGCCGCCTTCGAGCGGATGTGCGGCGACGCGGCCGTCGACCGCGCCCGCTGTTGGGCCCGCAGGCCGGACGCGCTCGGTGCCTCGGCAGCCGGGGTACTGGCCGGCCGGGGCGGCGCACAGGACGCCTCACTGGTCCTCGGCGCCCTGCGCGAAGCCGTACGCGGCGACGGGCCGGACGCGCTGCGGCTGTGGACCCTGGTCGACGGCACCGGACGGCTGGGCATCGCCTGCGCCGCCCCTGTCCTGCGCCACGTCTACCGGGAGACGTCCTCCTCCCACCTGCGGGGCAGGGCCGCCCGCGCACTGGCCGCCACCGACCCCTCCTTCGCCACCGGCTTCGCCGTCGAGTGCCTGTGGGACTGCGAGGAGACGACCCGGGAGGTCGCCGCACGCCACGCGGAGACCGGCGACATCAGGGTGGCCGAGCGGCTGCGCCGGCTGGCCGCCGATCCGGCGGAGGAGGCCGAGGTGCAGACCGCGGTACGCAGCAGGATCGGTCCGGACGCCTCCGCCGTCTGA
- a CDS encoding ankyrin repeat domain-containing protein translates to MSETPDPEVVELATKVFDLARHGDTDALAAYVDAGVPVNLTNDRGDSLLMLAAYHGHAPAVTALTGRGADPDRANDRGQTPLAGAVFKGEDAVIAALLAAGADPAAGTPSALDTARMFGKADLLELFGSR, encoded by the coding sequence ATGAGCGAAACCCCTGATCCCGAGGTGGTTGAGCTGGCGACCAAGGTCTTCGACCTGGCGCGCCACGGCGACACCGACGCGCTCGCGGCCTACGTCGACGCCGGAGTTCCGGTGAACCTCACCAACGACCGGGGCGACTCGCTGCTGATGCTCGCCGCCTATCACGGGCACGCCCCCGCGGTCACGGCACTGACGGGACGCGGCGCGGATCCGGACCGGGCCAACGACCGGGGGCAGACGCCGCTCGCCGGAGCCGTTTTCAAGGGCGAGGACGCGGTGATCGCGGCACTGCTCGCCGCGGGGGCCGATCCGGCGGCCGGAACACCCTCCGCCCTGGACACCGCACGCATGTTCGGCAAGGCCGACCTGCTGGAACTCTTCGGTTCCCGCTGA
- a CDS encoding PLP-dependent aminotransferase family protein — translation MAQWTSAVGAAQLARQLHAQQPRPTGPGNRRPPAYRALADGIRLLVLEGRVPVAARLPAERELALALAVSRTTVAAAYEALRAEGFLESRRGAGSWTTVPAGNPLPARGLEPLPPEALGSMIDLGCASLPAPEPWLTRAVQGALEELAPYAHTHGDYPAGLPALRQMIADRYTADGIPTMPEQIMVTTGAMGAIDAICHLFAGRGERIAVESPSYANILQLMREAGARLVPVAMEEGLGGWDMNRWRQVLRDAAPRLAYVVADFHNPTGALADEDRRRALVDAARSAGTVLVVDETMNELHLDEDVRMPRRVCAFDPAGSTVLTVGSASKAFWAGMRIGWVRAAPDVIRSLVAARAYADMGTPVLEQLAVNWLMRTGGWEEAVQIRREQARGNRDALVTAVRRELPDWEFVVPRGGLTLWVRTGGLSGSRLAVAGERVGVRVPSGPRFGVDGAFEGYVRLPFTVGGPVADEAALRLAAAAQLVGSGAGAGAEAPRTFVA, via the coding sequence ATGGCCCAGTGGACATCGGCGGTCGGCGCCGCGCAGCTCGCCCGCCAGCTGCACGCCCAGCAGCCGAGGCCGACGGGCCCCGGCAACCGCAGGCCGCCGGCCTACCGCGCGCTCGCCGACGGCATCCGGCTGCTCGTCCTGGAGGGGCGGGTCCCGGTCGCCGCCCGGCTGCCTGCCGAACGGGAACTGGCGCTCGCCCTGGCCGTCAGCCGGACGACGGTCGCCGCGGCCTACGAGGCGCTGCGGGCAGAAGGGTTCCTGGAGTCGCGGCGCGGGGCCGGCAGCTGGACGACGGTGCCTGCCGGGAACCCGCTGCCCGCCCGGGGCCTGGAGCCGCTGCCCCCCGAGGCGCTCGGCTCGATGATCGACCTGGGCTGCGCCTCGCTGCCCGCCCCCGAACCGTGGCTGACCCGGGCCGTCCAGGGCGCCCTGGAGGAGCTGGCCCCGTACGCGCACACGCACGGCGACTACCCGGCCGGGCTGCCCGCGCTGCGGCAGATGATCGCCGACCGGTACACCGCGGACGGCATCCCCACGATGCCCGAGCAGATCATGGTCACCACCGGTGCGATGGGCGCGATCGACGCCATCTGCCACCTCTTCGCGGGCCGCGGGGAACGGATCGCGGTGGAGTCCCCGAGCTACGCCAACATCCTCCAGCTGATGCGGGAGGCGGGCGCCCGGCTGGTGCCGGTGGCCATGGAGGAGGGGCTCGGCGGCTGGGACATGAACCGGTGGCGCCAGGTGCTGCGGGACGCGGCGCCCCGGCTCGCGTACGTCGTCGCGGACTTCCACAACCCCACCGGGGCGCTGGCCGACGAGGACCGGCGGCGCGCGCTGGTGGACGCCGCCCGCTCGGCCGGAACGGTCCTGGTCGTCGACGAGACGATGAACGAGCTGCACCTGGACGAGGACGTGCGGATGCCGCGCCGCGTCTGCGCCTTCGACCCGGCGGGCAGCACCGTGCTCACCGTCGGTTCGGCCAGCAAGGCGTTCTGGGCGGGCATGCGGATCGGCTGGGTACGCGCCGCGCCGGACGTCATCCGCAGCCTGGTGGCGGCCCGCGCCTACGCCGACATGGGCACCCCGGTCCTGGAGCAGCTGGCCGTCAACTGGCTGATGCGCACCGGAGGCTGGGAAGAGGCCGTGCAGATCCGCCGGGAGCAGGCACGGGGCAACCGGGACGCACTGGTCACGGCCGTGCGGCGGGAGCTGCCCGACTGGGAGTTCGTCGTACCGCGCGGCGGCCTGACGCTCTGGGTGCGCACCGGCGGCCTCTCCGGATCGCGGCTCGCGGTGGCCGGGGAACGGGTCGGGGTGCGGGTGCCGTCCGGGCCCCGGTTCGGGGTCGACGGCGCCTTCGAGGGATACGTCCGGCTGCCGTTCACGGTCGGCGGACCGGTGGCGGACGAGGCGGCCCTGCGGCTCGCGGCCGCCGCCCAGCTGGTCGGCTCCGGTGCGGGAGCGGGCGCGGAGGCGCCCCGTACGTTCGTCGCCTGA
- a CDS encoding YitT family protein has product MSTTAVRQPTHLTRRLIQLYAGLALYGASSALLVVAGLGLEPWGVLHQGLAERTGITIGVVSIIIGAIVLLLWIPLRQRPGLGTVSNVFAVGIAMDGTLALVPDVHGLAARAGVMVAGIVLNGVATGLYIAARFGPGPRDGLMTGLHRHTGRSIRLVRTAIEAAVVVTGFLLGGSLGIGTVLYALAIGPLAQFFLRFFAIPDNGRPAATTPPSGQAILPQ; this is encoded by the coding sequence TTGTCTACCACCGCCGTCCGGCAGCCAACGCACCTCACCCGCCGGCTGATCCAGCTGTACGCGGGTCTGGCGCTGTACGGGGCGAGTTCGGCGCTGCTGGTCGTCGCCGGTCTCGGTCTGGAGCCGTGGGGCGTGCTGCACCAGGGGCTCGCCGAGCGCACCGGGATCACCATCGGGGTCGTCTCGATCATCATCGGCGCGATCGTGCTGCTGCTGTGGATCCCGCTCCGGCAGCGGCCGGGACTGGGCACCGTCTCGAACGTCTTCGCCGTCGGGATCGCGATGGACGGCACGCTGGCCCTCGTCCCCGACGTGCACGGGCTCGCCGCGCGGGCCGGGGTGATGGTGGCGGGCATCGTCCTGAACGGTGTCGCGACGGGGCTGTACATCGCCGCCCGGTTCGGTCCCGGGCCGCGTGACGGACTCATGACCGGCCTGCACCGGCATACCGGCCGCTCCATCCGGCTCGTCCGCACGGCGATCGAGGCCGCGGTCGTGGTGACCGGGTTCCTGCTCGGCGGTTCCCTCGGTATCGGAACGGTCCTCTACGCCCTGGCGATCGGCCCGCTGGCCCAGTTCTTCCTGCGCTTCTTCGCGATCCCGGACAATGGCCGCCCCGCGGCCACCACCCCGCCGTCCGGGCAGGCGATACTGCCGCAGTGA
- a CDS encoding glycerophosphodiester phosphodiesterase, whose translation MTSVRHPYLDHPAPLAFAHRGGSADGIENTAAAFRRAAEAGYRYFETDVHASADGRLVAFHDATLDRVTDAGGRISELPWSEIQRARVAGREPLPLFEELLEAFPQAHWNVDIKAAPALEPLVDLIRRADAWDRVCVGSFSEARVARAHRLAGPRLATSYGVRGVLGLRLRSYGIPAALRVGAVCAQVPESQGGIRVVDRRFVREAHARGLQVHVWTVNEPERMAALLDLGVDGIMTDHIETLRTVLSERGAWA comes from the coding sequence GTGACTTCCGTACGCCATCCCTATCTGGACCACCCCGCCCCGCTCGCGTTCGCCCACCGGGGCGGTTCGGCGGACGGGATCGAGAACACCGCTGCGGCATTCCGCCGGGCCGCGGAGGCCGGGTACCGCTACTTCGAGACCGATGTGCACGCCTCGGCGGACGGCCGCCTGGTGGCCTTCCACGACGCCACCCTGGACCGGGTGACGGATGCCGGAGGCCGGATTTCGGAGCTGCCGTGGAGCGAGATACAGCGGGCCCGGGTGGCGGGCCGGGAACCGCTGCCGCTGTTCGAGGAGTTGCTGGAGGCGTTCCCGCAGGCGCACTGGAACGTGGACATCAAGGCCGCACCCGCCCTTGAGCCGCTGGTGGACCTGATCCGGCGGGCGGACGCCTGGGACCGCGTGTGCGTCGGCTCGTTCTCCGAGGCCAGGGTCGCCAGGGCGCACCGCCTGGCGGGGCCCCGGCTGGCCACCTCCTACGGAGTCCGCGGGGTACTGGGCCTGCGGCTGCGCTCGTACGGGATTCCGGCGGCGCTGCGCGTCGGCGCGGTGTGCGCCCAGGTGCCGGAGAGCCAGGGCGGCATCCGGGTCGTGGACCGGCGCTTCGTGCGGGAGGCGCACGCGCGGGGGCTCCAGGTGCACGTCTGGACGGTGAACGAACCGGAGCGGATGGCAGCGCTCCTGGACCTCGGCGTGGATGGCATCATGACCGATCACATCGAGACGCTGCGCACGGTGCTGAGCGAGCGGGGGGCCTGGGCCTGA
- a CDS encoding MFS transporter yields the protein MSAETTDAAEPTRGAPGAADSGERRREQRGWYFYDFACSVYSTSVVTVFLGPYLTSVAKAAADADGYVRPLGIPIRAGSLFAYTISASLVVAVILMPIVGAAADRTGRKKPLLAAAAYVGATATAAMFFLDGTRYLLGAFLLIVANAAISVSMVLYNAYLPQISEPDERDAVSSRGWAFGYTSGALVLVLNLILYTGHDSFGLSESDAVRICLASAGVWWGAFTVVPLRRLRDRQVAPGHGAVGSGWGQLMATLRDMRRHPLTLSFLLAYLVYNDGVQTVISQASVYGSEELGLDQTTLITAVLLVQILAVAGALGMGRMARVYGAKRTILASLVVWTLILIAGYFLPADAPVFFYALAAAIGLVLGGSQALSRSLYSHLVPRGKEAEYFSAYEMSDRGLSWLGPLVFGLAYQLTGSYRDAIISLVIFFVAGSVLLARVPVRRAVAAAGNPVPERI from the coding sequence ATGAGCGCCGAGACGACGGATGCCGCCGAACCGACCCGGGGCGCACCCGGGGCGGCCGACTCCGGTGAACGCCGGCGCGAGCAGCGCGGCTGGTACTTCTACGACTTCGCCTGTTCCGTCTACTCGACGAGCGTCGTCACCGTGTTCCTGGGCCCGTATCTGACCTCGGTCGCCAAGGCCGCCGCCGACGCCGACGGCTATGTCCGGCCACTCGGCATCCCGATCCGTGCCGGGTCGCTGTTCGCGTACACGATCTCGGCGTCCCTCGTCGTCGCGGTGATCCTGATGCCGATCGTGGGCGCGGCCGCCGACCGCACCGGCCGCAAGAAGCCGCTGCTGGCGGCGGCCGCCTACGTGGGCGCCACCGCCACCGCCGCGATGTTCTTCCTGGACGGCACCCGCTATCTGCTCGGCGCGTTCCTGCTCATCGTGGCGAATGCCGCGATATCCGTGTCGATGGTCCTCTACAACGCCTATCTGCCGCAGATCTCGGAACCCGACGAACGCGACGCGGTCTCCTCGCGCGGCTGGGCCTTCGGCTACACCTCCGGTGCGCTGGTCCTGGTCCTCAACCTGATCCTCTACACGGGCCACGACTCCTTCGGCCTCTCCGAGTCGGACGCCGTCCGGATCTGCCTGGCGTCGGCCGGTGTCTGGTGGGGCGCCTTCACCGTCGTACCGCTGCGCCGGCTGCGCGACCGGCAGGTGGCGCCGGGGCACGGGGCGGTCGGGTCCGGTTGGGGGCAGCTGATGGCGACCCTGCGCGACATGCGCCGCCATCCGCTCACCCTCTCCTTCCTGCTGGCCTACCTCGTCTACAACGACGGCGTGCAGACGGTGATCTCCCAGGCCTCGGTGTACGGCTCCGAGGAGCTGGGCCTCGACCAGACGACGCTGATCACCGCCGTCCTGCTGGTCCAGATACTCGCGGTGGCCGGAGCGCTGGGCATGGGGCGGATGGCCCGGGTGTACGGCGCGAAGCGCACGATCCTCGCGTCCCTGGTCGTCTGGACGCTGATCCTGATCGCCGGATACTTCCTGCCGGCCGACGCGCCGGTGTTCTTCTACGCGCTGGCCGCGGCGATCGGTCTGGTCCTCGGCGGCAGCCAGGCCCTGTCGCGTTCGCTCTACTCGCATCTGGTGCCGCGCGGCAAGGAGGCCGAGTACTTCTCGGCGTACGAGATGAGCGACCGCGGACTGAGCTGGCTGGGGCCGCTGGTGTTCGGTCTCGCGTACCAGCTGACCGGCAGTTACCGGGACGCGATCATCTCGTTGGTGATCTTCTTCGTGGCCGGTTCCGTACTGCTCGCGAGGGTGCCGGTCCGGCGGGCCGTGGCGGCGGCGGGGAATCCCGTACCCGAACGGATTTAG
- a CDS encoding RNA polymerase-binding protein RbpA: MSERALRGTRLVVTSYETDRGIDLAPRQAVEYACQNGHRFEMPFSVEAEIPPEWECKACGAQALLVDGDGPEEKKGKPARTHWDMLMERRTREELEEVLAERLAVLRSGAMNIAVHPRDSRKSA; the protein is encoded by the coding sequence ATGAGTGAGCGAGCTCTCCGCGGCACGCGACTTGTGGTTACCAGCTACGAGACGGACCGCGGCATCGATCTGGCCCCGCGCCAGGCGGTGGAGTACGCATGCCAGAACGGACATCGATTTGAGATGCCCTTCTCGGTAGAGGCGGAAATTCCGCCGGAGTGGGAGTGCAAGGCGTGTGGCGCCCAGGCACTCCTGGTGGACGGGGATGGCCCCGAGGAGAAGAAGGGCAAGCCTGCGCGTACGCACTGGGACATGCTCATGGAGCGGCGCACACGCGAGGAGCTGGAGGAGGTGCTGGCCGAGAGGCTGGCGGTTCTGCGCTCCGGAGCCATGAATATCGCCGTGCATCCGCGGGACAGCAGGAAGTCTGCTTGA
- the fxsA gene encoding FxsA family membrane protein: protein MTTGTPPPTARRRSRARTFVPLAIAAWAVLEIWLLVVVADVAGGFTVLLLLAAGVVLGAVVMKAAGRRAFRNLTETLQQMPGQPGASGSSPAPSSSRGNGFLMLGGLLIMIPGMISDVAGLLLLVPPVRSALSKYAERSLERRMRAAAPGGLSDAFQQARMHRPDGKVVQGEVIREDPSQPDENPRPPLAP from the coding sequence ATGACGACCGGCACACCGCCCCCGACCGCCCGTCGGCGCTCACGCGCCCGGACCTTCGTACCTCTCGCCATCGCCGCCTGGGCGGTGCTGGAGATCTGGCTGCTCGTTGTGGTGGCGGACGTGGCGGGCGGGTTCACCGTCCTGCTGCTCCTGGCCGCGGGTGTCGTGCTCGGAGCCGTGGTGATGAAGGCGGCCGGCCGTCGCGCCTTCCGCAATCTCACCGAGACGCTCCAGCAGATGCCGGGCCAGCCGGGTGCGAGTGGCTCCTCGCCCGCTCCGTCGAGCAGCAGGGGCAACGGCTTCCTCATGCTCGGCGGACTGCTGATCATGATTCCGGGGATGATCTCGGACGTCGCCGGACTGCTGCTCCTGGTGCCGCCGGTCCGCTCCGCACTCAGCAAGTACGCGGAGCGCTCGCTGGAGCGCCGGATGCGCGCGGCGGCCCCCGGCGGCCTCTCGGACGCCTTCCAGCAGGCCCGGATGCACCGGCCGGACGGAAAGGTCGTCCAGGGCGAGGTGATCCGCGAGGATCCCTCCCAGCCCGACGAGAACCCCCGCCCGCCCCTGGCGCCGTAA